From one Sardina pilchardus chromosome 6, fSarPil1.1, whole genome shotgun sequence genomic stretch:
- the LOC134082817 gene encoding membrane-spanning 4-domains subfamily A member 5-like, whose protein sequence is MSVTMTRMEGVTVITMTSNNPKSNWPLLCQILGTLCYSPACSVSHKLRGLLGATQSALGTAQIMIGLLNIGFGSTMRTSMWYYYSPLNDCGGPFWLGALFILFGVMCILAEKCPSTCLVVITGLMNFVSAAFAVTAIVLYAINLASIRYFDDCQGYNYDYGYYDRPRTPKPPSEYEDICKTYRANIRVLLQGMSIVMIIFAVVQLCIAISAGVKAFKAVCKRETSVQDPELKTPLVDEVLSYPTV, encoded by the exons ATGTCAGTGACAATGACCAGGATGGAAGGGGTGACTGTTATAACGATGACCAGCAACAACCCCAAAAGTAACTGGCCTTTGCTGTGTCAGATACTGGGGACGCTCTGCTACAGCCCAGCATGCTCTGTATCTCACAAGCTCAGAGGGCTTCTTGGAGCAACGCAATCTGCCCTAGGG aCCGCTCAGATCATGATTGGATTGCTAAACATCGGCTTTGGATCAACAATGAGGACATCAATGTGGTACTATTATAGTCCGCTCAACGACTGCGGGGGCCCCTTTTGGCTTGGTGCTTTG TTTATTCTATTTGGTGTGATGTGCATTCTTGCAGAGAAGTGTCCAAGCACTTGTCTG GTTGTCATAACTGGGTTGATGAACTTTGTAAGTGCTGCCTTTGCCGTAACTGCCATTGTTCTGTATGCAATTAATCTTGCCTCGATAAGATACTTCGATGATTGTCAAGGCTACAATTACGATTACGGTTACTATGACAGACCAAGGACCCCAAAACCCCCGTCAGAATATGAGGATATCTGCAAAACATATAGAGCCAATATACGG GTCTTATTGCAAGGAATGTCCATCGTAATGATCATCTTTGCAGTTGTACAACTCTGCATTGCCATCAGTGCTGGTGTCAAGGCATTTAAGGCTGTTTGCAAGAGGGAAACATCTGTGCAG GACCCTGAGCTCAAGACTCCTCTTGTCGATGAAGTCTTGTCTTACCCCACAGTTTAA